The Haloplanus sp. GDY1 genomic sequence GGCGGGCGGTCGACGACGGTCGCCTCGGCGCCGTCCGCCTGGCGTACGCCCACGCCCACGTCGGCCGGGTGACGGAGTGGCACGACGACCCCGACTCCTTCCTCCGGGTCGGCCCGCTGTACGACGGCGGGGTCTACCCGCTGACCCTCCTCGTGGCGTGGTTCGGACCGGTGGCCCGGGTGCGGACCGCCGACGCCGTCGACCCCTGGCCCGACCGGGCGGCGCGGACGCCGGAGCGGCCCAGTCACGTCGAGGCGACCCTCGACTTCGCCGACGGTCCGGTGACGCGCCTGACCGCGAGCTTCTACGCCCCCCACCGGAGCCGGGAGTTCACCAGCCTCGAACTCCACGGCGACGACGGATCGTGCTATCTCGACGACGCGGGCGCCCTCGGCGGCGACGGCGAGCGCCACGTCTCGGTGGGCCGGGCGGGGCGGGAGTACACCCCGAACCCGCTCACCGCGCCGTCGCGGCGGACGCCGTATCTCGCGGGGCCGGAGCGCCTCGCGGCGAGCGTCCGCCGGGGGCGGCCGGACCGCTCGACCGCCCGGCGGGCCGCCCACGTCGTCGCCGTCTGCAACGCGGTCGAACGGGCGGCCGAGCGGGGGTCGGCGGCGGTGGACGCGTGCGGCGTCGACGCGCCCGCCGAGCGGCGCGTGGTGTGGGGGGCGGCCGGCGGGACGGACGCCGACGGCCCCGTCGGCCCCCCGGACGCCGCCCTCCGTCTCCCCCCGGTCGGGTTCGGGTGTTCGCGCTACCGCGACGGCGAGTACGTCGACCGGCGGGACTCCATCGAGCGGGCGCTGGACGCCGGCTATCGCCTCCTCGACTCCGCGGAACTGTACGGCAACGAGGCGCGGATCGGCGAGATTCTGGCCGCGCCGGGGAGCCCCGACCGGGAGGCCCTGTTCGTCGCGAGCAAGGCGTGGAACACCAACCACGGTCACGTCGCGGAGGCCTGCGAGACGACGCTCGCCGACCTCGGGCTGGACTCCCTGGACTGCTACATGCTCCACTGGCCGGAGTCGTGGGCGTACACCGGACCGCTGCGGCGACTCGCGGAGCTACCGGTCGAGAGACAGGAGGCGCTCACCTTCCCCGAGACGGCGGACGGCGACCGGGAGCGGGCGGACGTGAGCCTCGAATCGGCGTGGCGGGGGATGGAGGACCTCCACGACCGGGGGCTCGCGGCGACGCTCGGGATCTGTAACGTCGACCTGTCGACGCTCGTCGAACTCGTCGCGTTCGCGCGGGTTCCCCCCGCCGTCGTGCAGGTGGCGTGCCACCCCTACCGGCCCCGGACCGACCTGGTCGACTGGTGTCACGAGCGGGGAATCCGGGTAGTGGCCCACTCCCCGCTGTCGGTGCCGGGGCTGCTCGACGACCCGGTCGTCGAGGACGTCGCCGCCGCGATGGGCGTCACGCCGGCGGCGGCGGTCCTCGCGTGGCACGTCGGCCGGGGCGTCGTCCCCATCCCCTCCAGCACCGACCCCGACCACGTGGTCGAGAACCTCGCCGCGGCGGGCCACCGCCTCCCCCCC encodes the following:
- a CDS encoding aldo/keto reductase, whose product is MECAFVGCGAVARKYAATLDASPLSPVAACDFDADRAAAFAAETGATAYTDLDAALAATDAPLVVNLTSHDAHATVTERALRAGRHVWSEKPLALSADRARELVALAERRGLALGCAPTNPEGEAQRLARRAVDDGRLGAVRLAYAHAHVGRVTEWHDDPDSFLRVGPLYDGGVYPLTLLVAWFGPVARVRTADAVDPWPDRAARTPERPSHVEATLDFADGPVTRLTASFYAPHRSREFTSLELHGDDGSCYLDDAGALGGDGERHVSVGRAGREYTPNPLTAPSRRTPYLAGPERLAASVRRGRPDRSTARRAAHVVAVCNAVERAAERGSAAVDACGVDAPAERRVVWGAAGGTDADGPVGPPDAALRLPPVGFGCSRYRDGEYVDRRDSIERALDAGYRLLDSAELYGNEARIGEILAAPGSPDREALFVASKAWNTNHGHVAEACETTLADLGLDSLDCYMLHWPESWAYTGPLRRLAELPVERQEALTFPETADGDRERADVSLESAWRGMEDLHDRGLAATLGICNVDLSTLVELVAFARVPPAVVQVACHPYRPRTDLVDWCHERGIRVVAHSPLSVPGLLDDPVVEDVAAAMGVTPAAAVLAWHVGRGVVPIPSSTDPDHVVENLAAAGHRLPPEARERFAGLEDPEFER